In Leishmania major strain Friedlin complete genome, chromosome 34, the following proteins share a genomic window:
- the TOR3 gene encoding phosphatidylinositol 3-kinase-like protein: protein MAESLAPNDVGGISVTKLFSSDSTAALGQQLSSIFSNLNSTPNDRQQRAGECLSALTDTLFLHENELGANESLHERIIVLIDGTFCTSVDKGCSSFRVVFDVKWKDQHEKRNRCFVLLLSRAFKCTTPEDCLKVIQCIGEVLEDNIRTTTDLLADHVEPLLRDLFAADVHRRTVACEVLAKIVSTTTFIIKRNPTLLELLTSSCAPLVTLKDAMETRNLWHRTALIRLTSALVENCYEVTPAVAKDVADLVFRYMRAAADESQLVGVLSALIHVAVTPAFVSAPWDLPQLVCFLCDTDWSVYAVATRVAAVAAINKVAVFICQEEKACYEALRTRSLEFISSDDAVEVVTEGLELLKEMEVLERELHLGGAVVNALCACIQRLPHVPIIYELLELIRERYSDLEVKSIYSLLEGYLDTKQELLNFGKVNALLRFAGPRIRLDDPRVAQLRINVGANQPVPVILHSLPLLTTLQRTEQLHEVLEILSHDDRGVRRVAVSTALELCEIIMERNKFRNATQEGSAQRMQWLDEEVRNAVERVLDVAVADRDPGIRLWALQHLTVPFFPYLCLCDNLDAIFMARNDNDKATRDQALTLLCQLLPYHPTVVQPQLQRAQEYMLHDVATMDASVSFAVCKAGLLKMCVDHDALLIEGSTVEAIVLRRLEAQPFISRSLSIALLQLIRSILERTASQHHSDFHSFLRPLLLIVNGGDSCTRRREALETLTAFISHITKTDISGLSEVYRAAARIIRRETEEEESVTIAAMKVLSSIGAVTPVKMRHVFRMVESDEMEEEEVVVTPALAHCKPRLRISTDMPERYPSVVLYYLVRSLQLALDPKQQVDTLVAVRTMLHDVEGKVELNLLTQLLPQLQTWLRDPERAFLYETVLGLMNDLAILLCQFKGTVAPSVGYELLRSVQAFCLRPQASQKPFSAYVVQLLDSLAKGIPAQEMRDNRWAIEFIHQRLSQNKNDLDLVHRVVKSLESFIAVMHEKELQMILPHVLQCIEPAKASPGGKLSKSKDINDACFDFLNFVMAKQLTLVKHCCAQIVHTIMWYIELSDSNEEMDVGLNTLATLVDTVKMPAKRFIMPIERVAVRNGFPPQYFVNLVQSAAGGAKTHMTTSSGTGLNPDRPITLVSHLPRLSQAEFEHEMRSTPRSENVLIDVLDVRHHHGQTMIDFRFHPGTDTAACCNLFSRKATDNKSAMRRNLGILRVEQTEERSRPVGAEVIKALANLPVAKTKKREQSWVLWLHNATVTLLRNSPYAVLRDTCAVADRNTELAKDLFPFAVAAVCGHLETPLRAQLMDIFDRALAAAPADVKQGLFCFAEFMESERDDDRVKLVKAMRESVVSVDRESTSQKFGINYDQDPERGVIVTKLAPNGVGARAGVPIGAQLLAINDIPVRAVSDIRGLIEGLTHIELLLSYEVEEKTKSKPKPLMNLEVLASVAFSGEMHIKAIYFNEVLFESLSSKICKIADRKDSQMRRVMTIAEDLIQYYRHLNMTMTANGLLKTLTRKFSDEIFAPEQFGFEEIASLEQLNWWSEALRRYEARMDSFGTRCLEVASLVGVLRCEQALGHSSRVQELAEQYWEQLPADAQREVAPFRAKAAFCLGAWDTFDALALDKRMQSCFGVVERCAALFRAECHDELLRYTDKVRESMLESFADSLNENYNRAYEGMTRLQHLRHFEELVSFTTACEERQALLKRVWHRRLVQMSSRPDDLMTVLSINSLVLEPEDDLHSYVYVIRCLCKSQWFSHAEHLLQRLLRENASLEVLCECDPELIHTYIKYVYLAKDKHGAYVELKNILSAVEVDPEDPRAEMWGQCWLLLGEWTMYLFPECGEEAIKELMCATELGPNSAAAFHSLGILHCDLARDPSTQGEVQNNHLICCINSLFKSIQLCNDVPGSLVMQDVLRILSVWFANSGIREINEAVHHGVQVVADHVWLNVVPQLIARIGIEARYARAILTDLLIRVGSQYSHALIYPLTVAEKSPDAVRRHMAERVIMGMRDIPENDRIVKEASLVSNEMVRIAILWTEKWHAAIQQAAYKPNNTAAIFSMLQPLYAELDRASTPNELSFRCNFGQTLRRAKVALEEAKTDEAWGFLRQVYAQLRRGVLERRLYMSDVSPTLDGIQDSIVAVPGTFEHDKPLITIRKFHSRVYVMPSKQKPRRIGLDASDGKKYRFLLKGHEDMRQDERVMQFIRLIDTIFQSDNAASAIGLSIPQYAVIPLTDNVGVVGWVENTETIYKMLETYRQAHEVSVYEEVNLIMKKGGLDTIEDYHRLPKQQRKALLNYAMENTPKNELRHIFWDHNDTCEQWLSYRQTYGQTLAAMSMVGYVLGLGDRHLNNLMLQGNGTVVHIDFGDCFEVAMHRALYAEAVPFRLTRLLVCALGITGVDGLYRMTCELAMKNLHRHSENLLSILEAFIYDPIINWRLNTVNDVTEKSGSKSAQQESNNGGTAALAGETAAAACLGIDNAAQAEAKPVAMQLSKSVSKPVPHSALPGESQMFENGEETRNQQGDLALARVQAKLTGQDFGVINSSFSMMRSSRRLEAGGSQPQGSSWGSNSLAGFTDSPKDSFAAPLLTTYLSLRVLNGGAESLDVPHQVDRLIQEATSLDNLSDAFLTGWAPFW from the coding sequence ATGGCAGAGTCGCTGGCCCCAAACGACGTGGGTGGCATCTCCGTCACCAAGCTCTTCAGCAGCGATAGCACCGCCGCGTTGGGTCAGCAGCTCAGCTCCATCTTTTCGAATCTCAATAGCACGCCGAATGaccgacagcagcgcgctggGGAGTGCCTCAGCGCCTTGACAGACACCCTTTTCCTTCACGAAAACGAGCTTGGCGCGAACGAATCGCTGCACGAGCGCATCATTGTCCTCATCGACGGCACCTTCTGCACCTCCGTGGACAAAGGATGTAGCTCGTTCCGCGTCGTCTTTGACGTGAAGTGGAAGGATCAGCACGAGAAGAGGAATCGCTGCTTCGTACTACTGCTGAGTCGCGCATTCAAGTGCACCACACCGGAGGACTGCCTGAAAGTAATCCAGTGCATCGGCGAGGTACTCGAGGACAACATTCGCACGACGACAGATCTTTTAGCAGATCACGTGGAGCCGCTCCTCAGAGACCTCTTCGCGGCTGacgtgcaccgccgcaccgtcgcGTGTGAGGTGCTTGCCAAAATCGTTTCGACGACAACCTTCATCATTAAGCGAAACCCGACACTGCTGGAGCTTCTTACATCATCGTGTGCGCCACTGGTGACACTGAAGGATGCGATGGAAACTCGCAACCTGTGGCACCGCACGGCGCTCATCCGCCTTACCTCCGCTCTCGTGGAGAACTGCTACGAGGTGACACCGGCAGTGGCGAAGGACGTGGCTGACCTCGTCTTTCGCTACatgcgcgccgcggcggatgAGTCGCAGCTGGTCGGCGTTCTCTCCGCTCTCATTCACGTTGCCGTGACGCCAGCGTTTGTTTCGGCTCCGTGGGATTTGCCACAGCTGGTGTGCTTTCTCTGCGACACGGACTGGTCCGTCTACGCCGTCGCCActcgcgtcgccgccgtcgctgccatcAATAAAGTGGCCGTTTTTATTTGCCAAGAGGAGAAGGCCTGctacgaggcgctgcggacGCGTTCGCTGGAGTTCATCTCCTCGGACGACgctgtggaggtggtgacgGAGGGGCTCGAGCTTTTAAAGGAGATGGAGGTGTTGGAGAGGGAGCTTCACTTGGGGGGCGCCGTGGTGAACgcgctgtgtgcgtgcatccaGCGGCTGCCCCACGTGCCGATCATCTATGAGTTGCTGGAGCTCATTCGGGAACGCTACAGCGATCTCGAGGTGAAGTCGATCTATTCCCTCTTAGAAGGCTACCTCGACACCAAGCAGGAGCTACTGAACTTTGGCAAGGtgaacgcgctgctgcgcttcgctGGGCCGCGAATTCGTTTGGACGACCCAAGGGTCGCACAGCTTCGCATCAACGTAGGCGCCAACCAACCGGTTCCCGTGATACTGCActcactgccgctgctcacaACGTTACAGCGgacggagcagctgcacgaggtgctggagaTTCTCTCGCACGACGACCGAGGTGTGCGGCGCGTCGCTGTCTCCACAGCGCTGGAGCTGTGCGAGATTATCATGGAGCGCAACAAGTTTCGAAACGCCACGCAAGAGGGCAGCGCGCAACGCATGCAGTGGCTCGATGAAGAAGTCAGGAACGCGGTGGAGCGTGTgctcgacgtcgccgtggcGGATCGCGACCCGGGGATTCGGCTCTGggctctgcagcaccttACCGTGCCTTTCTTCCCGTACCTGTGTCTTTGCGACAACCTGGATGCCATCTTTATGGCAcgcaacgacaacgacaagGCAACACGGGACCAGGCActgacgctgctgtgccAGCTGCTCCCATATCACCCGACGGTTGTGCaaccgcagctgcagcgtgcgcaggaGTACATGCTGCACGACGTCGCCACCATGGACGCGTCCGTTTCCTTTGCGGTGTGCAAGGCCGGCCTGCTGAAGATGTGTGTGGACCACGATGCCCTCCTCATTGAGGGGAGCACTGTCGAAGCGAttgtgctgcggcggctggaggcgcagcCCTTCATCTCTCGATCGCTCTCCATCGCTTTGCTGCAGCTCATTCGCTCCATCCTGGAGCGCACAGCCTCGCAACACCACTCCGACTTCCACTCGTTTTTGCGgccgctcctcctcatcgtcaACGGCGGCGACTCgtgcacacgccgccgcgaggcGTTGGAGACGCTGACGGCCTTCATCAGTCACATCACCAAGACGGACATTTCAGGGCTGAGTGAGGTGTACCGAGCGGCCGCCCGCATCATCCGCCGCGAgacggaagaggaggagtcTGTGACGATCGCTGCCATGAAGGTGCTCAGCTCCATCGGGGCTGTGACCCCGGTGAAGATGCGCCACGTCTTCCGCATGGTGGAGTCGgacgagatggaggaggaggaggtggtggtgacgccggcgctggcTCACTGCAagccgcggctgcgcatTTCCACGGATATGCCGGAGCGCTACCCCTCCGTCGTGCTGTACTACCTCGTTCGCTCGCTGCAGCTTGCGTTGGATCCGAAGCAGCAGGTGGACACGCTGGTAGCGGTGCGGACGATGCTGCACGATGTGGAGGGCAAAGTCGAGCTCAACCTGCTCACCCAGCTACttccgcagctgcagacgtGGCTGCGCGACCCGGAGCGTGCGTTTCTGTACGAGACTGTGCTGGGCCTGATGAACGACCTCGCCATTCTGCTTTGTCAGTTTAAGGGGACCGTAGCACCATCCGTCGGCTACGAGCTACTCCGGTCTGTGCAAGCCTTCTGTCTTCGTCCGCAGGCGAGCCAGAAGCCTTTCAGCGCGTAcgttgtgcagctgctcgacagCCTGGCAAAGGGCATCCCGGCGCAGGAGATGCGGGACAACCGGTGGGCCATCGAGTTTATTCACCAGCGGCTCTCGCAGAACAAGAACGACCTTGACCTGGTGCACCGCGTTGTCAAGTCCCTCGAGTCCTTCATTGCAGTAATGCACGAGAAGGAGCTCCAGATGATCCTGCCCCACGTGCTGCAGTGCATCGAGCCGGCGAAAGCATCTCCTGGCGGCAAGCTCTCCAAATCGAAAGACATCAACGACGCCTGCTTTGACTTCTTGAACTTTGTCATGGCGAAGCAGCTGACCCTTGTGAAGCACTGCTGTGCGCAGATTGTGCACACCATCATGTGGTACATTGAGCTATCCGACAGCAATGAAGAGATGGATGTCGGCCTAAACACCCTTGCAACGCTGGTGGACACGGTGAAGATGCCGGCGAAGCGATTTATCATGCCCATCGagcgcgtggcggtgcgcaaCGGCTTCCCGCCGCAGTACTTCGTGAACCTTGTGCAgagcgctgccggtggtgcaaAGACACACATGACGACGTCTAGCGGCACAGGTCTCAACCCGGACCGCCCCATTACGCTGGTGTCACACCTGCCGCGTCTGTCACAGGCCGAGTTTGAGCACGAGATGCGTAGCACGCCGCGCTCGGAGAACGTTCTCATCGACGTGCTCGACGTCCGCCATCACCACGGCCAGACCATGATCGACTTCCGCTTTCACCCCGGCACGGACacggcggcgtgctgcaACCTTTTCAGCCGCAAGGCCACCGACAACAAGTCTGCCATGCGCCGCAATTTGGGCATTCTGCGCGTGGAGCAGACAGAGGAGAGATCACGCCCGGTCGGGGCGGAGGTCATCAAGGCACTGGCGAACTTGCCGGTggcgaagacgaagaagcGAGAGCAGTCCTGGGTGTTGTGGCTGCACAACGCTACGGTGACGCTTCTGCGCAATTCCCCGTACGCCGTGCTGCGGGACAcctgcgccgtcgcggacCGCAACACGGAGCTGGCCAAGGATCTTTTTCCCTTCGCTGTGGCGGCCGTGTGCGGGCACCTcgagacgccgctgcgggcgCAGCTCATGGACATTTTTGACCGCGCGCTTGCTGCGGCACCTGCCGACGTGAAGCAGGGGCTCTTCTGCTTTGCCGAGTTCATGGAGAGCGAGCGCGATGACGACCGCGTGAAGCTTGTCAAGGCGATGCGAGAAAGTGTGGTCAGCGTGGATCGTGAGTCGACCAGTCAGAAATTCGGCATCAACTACGACCAGGACCCGGAACGAGGTGTTATTGTGACGAAGCTCGCTCCcaacggcgtcggcgcccgCGCCGGTGTTCCGATCggggcgcagctgctcgctaTCAACGATATCCCGGTGCGTGCGGTCAGCGATATTCGGGGCCTCATTGAGGGACTGACGCACATTGAGCTTTTACTGTCGTACGAGGTGGAAGAGAAGACGAAATCGAAGCCGAAGCCGCTCATGAACTTGGAGGTTCTGGCGTCGGTCGCCTTCAGTGGGGAGATGCACATCAAGGCCATCTACTTCAACGAGGTGCTCTTCGAGAGTCTCTCCAGCAAGATCTGCAAAATCGCGGACCGCAAGGACAGCCAGATGCGCCGCGTCATGACGATTGCCGAGGATCTAATTCAGTACTACCGGCACTTGAACATGACTATGACAGCCAACGGGCTGCTGAAGACACTCACGCGCAAATTTTCCGATGAAATCTTTGCACCGGAGCAGTTCGGCTTCGAGGAGATTGCATCGTTGGAGCAGCTGAACTGGTggagcgaggcgctgcggcgataCGAGGCGCGCATGGACAGCTTCGGCACCCGTTGCCTCGAGGTGGCGTCGCTTGTGGGCGTGCTGCGGTGTGAGCAGGCGTTGGGGCACTCGAGCCGCGTGCAGGAGCTCGCCGAGCAGTACTGGGAACAGCTGCCGGCcgacgcgcagcgcgaggTGGCGCCGTTCCGAGCCAAAGCAGCCTTCTGCCTTGGGGCGTGGGACACCTTTGATGCGCTGGCGTTAGACAAGCGCATGCAGAGTTGCTTCGGCGTCGtggagcgctgcgccgcgctgtTTCGGGCTGAGTGCCACGACGAGCTCTTGCGGTACACGGACAAGGTGCGCGAGTCGATGCTCGAGTCTTTCGCCGACTCGCTGAACGAGAACTACAACCGCGCGTACGAGGGCATGACGCGTCTGCAGCACTTGCGCCATTTCGAGGAGCTCGTCTCATTCACCACGGCTTGcgaggagcggcaggcgctgctgaagcgtGTGTGGCATCGCCGGCTCGTACAGATGTCCTCCCGGCCTGACGACCTCATGACGGTGCTCTCCATCAACTCCCTTGTGCTTGAGCCAGAGGACGACCTGCACTCGTACGTGTATGTCATCCGATGCCTGTGCAAGTCGCAGTGGTTCTCCCACGCGGAGCACCTCTTGCAACGACTGCTGCGTGAGAACGCCTCTCTCGAGGTCCTATGCGAGTGCGACCCGGAGCTGATCCACACCTACATCAAGTATGTGTACCTCGCCAAGGACAAGCACGGAGCGTACGTGGAGCTGAAAAACATCCTGTCCGCCGTCGAGGTCGACCCCGAAGACCCGCGAGCCGAGATGTGGGGGCAgtgctggctgctgctgggcgaGTGGACCATGTATCTCTTCCCTGAGtgcggcgaggaggccaTCAAAGAGCTCATGTGCGCCACGGAGCTGGGCCccaacagcgccgccgccttccatTCGCTCGGCATCCTGCACTGCGATCTCGCCCGAGACCCGAGCACGCAGGGCGAGGTGCAGAACAATCACCTGATCTGCTGCATCAACTCCCTTTTCAAATCCATTCAGCTCTGCAACGACGTACCGGGCAGCCTCGTGATGCAGGATGTACTACGCATTCTCTCCGTCTGGTTCGCCAACAGCGGCATACGAGAGATCAATGAGGCAGTGCATCACGGCgtgcaggtggtggcggaCCACGTATGGCTGAacgtggtgccgcagctcaTTGCCCGCATCGGCATAGAGGCCCGCTACGCCCGAGCCATCCTGACCGACTTGCTCATTCGCGTAGGGTCACAGTACTCCCACGCCCTCATCTATCCTCTCACGGTGGCCGAGAAGTCGCCagacgcggtgcggcggcacaTGGCAGAGCGCGTAATCATGGGCATGCGCGACATCCCAGAGAACGACCGCATTGTCAAGGAGGCGTCCTTGGTGAGCAACGAAATGGTGCGCATCGCCATTTTGTGGACAGAGAAGTGGCACGCGGCGATTCAGCAGGCGGCCTACAAGCCAAACAACACGGCCGCTATCTTCTCCATGTTGCAGCCTCTGTACGCGGAGCTCGACCGCGCCTCCACCCCGAACGAGCTCAGCTTCAGGTGCAACTTCGGGCAAACGCTGCGCCGTGCCaaggtggcgctggaggaggcaaAGACGGACGAGGCGTGGGGGTTCTTGCGGCAGGTgtacgcgcagctgcgccgcggcgtacTAGAGCGTCGGCTGTACATGAGCGACGTGTCTCCGACGCTGGATGGCATTCAAGACAGTATTGTGGCAGTGCCCGGCACCTTTGAGCATGACAAACCCCTCATCACAATCCGCAAGTTCCACAGCCGGGTATACGTGATGCCGTCCAAGCAGaagccgcgccgcatcggccTCGACGCGTCTGATGGCAAAAAGTACCGCTTCTTACTCAAGGGCCACGAGGATATGCGGCAGGATGAGCGCGTCATGCAGTTCATTCGGCTCATCGATACCATCTTCCAGTCCGATAACGCGGCGAGCGCGATTGGGCTGAGCATCCCGCAGTACGCTGTGATACCGCTCACCGAcaacgtcggcgtcgtcgggTGGGTGGAGAACACAGAGACGATCTACAAGATGCTGGAGACGTACAGGCAGGCACACGAGGTGTCCGTGTACGAGGAGGTCAACCTCATCATGAAGAAAGGTGGGCTGGACACGATCGAAGACTACCACCGGCTaccgaagcagcagcgaaaggCGCTGCTGAACTACGCGATGGAGAACACGCCAAAGAACGAGCTGCGCCACATCTTCTGGGACCACAATGACACGTGTGAGCAGTGGCTGAGCTACCGCCAGACCTACGGCCAGACGCTGGCGGCCATGTCTATGGTCGGCTACGTGCTCGGCCTCGGTGACCGCCATCTCAACAACCTGATGCTGCAGGGCAATGGGACGGTGGTCCACATCGACTTTGGCGACTGCTTCGAGGTGGCCATGCATCGCGCTCTCTACGCCGAGGCCGTTCCGTTCCGCCTGACACGTCTGCTGGTGTGCGCTCTCGGCATCACCGGCGTAGATGGTCTTTACCGCATGACGTGCGAGCTGGCCATGAAAAACCTTCACCGCCACAGCGAGAATCTGCTGTCTATTCTCGAGGCCTTCATCTACGACCCCATCATCAACTGGCGACTCAACACAGTAAACGATGTTACAGAGAAGTCGGGGTCCAagtcggcgcagcaggagagcaacaacggcggcaccgctgctctcgcaggcgagacggctgcggcggcctgCTTGGGGATCGACAACGCAGCGCAGGCGGAGGCCAAACCGGTTGCGATGCAGCTGTCCAAGTCCGTTTCGAAGCCGGTGCCGCACTCCGCCTTGCCAGGGGAGAGCCAGATGTTCGAGAATGGGGAGGAGACGCGCAACCAGCAAGGAGACTTGGCCCTAGCACGGGTGCAGGCGAAGCTCACCGGCCAAGATTTTGGTGTGATAAACAGCTCCTTCTCTATGATGCGCTCCTCGCGCCGTCTGGAGGCTGGTGGCTCCCAGCCGCAGGGGTCATCGTGGGGCTCGAACAGTCTCGCCGGCTTCACCGACTCGCCCAAGGACTCGTTCGCAGCGCCGCTCCTCACCACCTACCTCTCCCTCCGTGTGCTGAACGGGGGTGCGGAGAGCCTCGACGTGCCGCACCAGGTCGACCGCCTCATTCAAGAGGCGACAAGCCTCGACAACCTGTCAGACGCGTTTCTCACCGGCTGGGCACCTTTCTGGTAG
- a CDS encoding putative adaptor gamma-1 chain encodes MSSMDSMRLQATIRLIRQCKTSEEERSNVKIISAQLRKGFADAKPYIRVRYMLMLLYIRMLGYPTEFAHMEVLKLLSQPDFSGIRVGYLALQLLFSESDEVLTLVENRMIAHLSVAGSRRAISYEQLCLIGISLNAVANIASEDMCRDLLDSILHLLKNSPQQLRSKAALAVLRVVRKAPDQAGYILEYCTDLFDGNTESLMCILTLVIECLQTDSGAKMVGAFRKQATSAVRALKALVLSSRITEEDVSGITDPFLQVKLLHFMRIIGAGSDVTSEALNDVLAQVITNTDATRNVGCAVLYECVRTINAIESDEGLRTLAVNTISRFLSSVKDNNLRFVGLQTLLMYSRKDFDAVVQHQAIVLECLRDTDLSIRRRALDLTVTLITVNNVRLLVPDLIAYMSLCSEEMKGDVARHICSVIETHYPSDIWRVDYSIRFLKVAKQFAPLDFARHLLVVLSSQTKDVQTRAVEALWEEASYPFDARHQSRKAFLMVALWCIGEYVELLLGAVKGLTGADVATCLSSLTTNTNFTLVKQYGLTALMKVATKCPDAKPQAMATFASNMTSMDCELQQRACEYTTLLVDFPQEAVFSFSQMPPINPEADAVKPVEVVSLTQEQLHQETTNTLDDLFNFDGANKPAPPSTDTSTLMGGSSSQLDSLFFPDSAFPTVSQCAPAVSGSTVMADASVKSASASPTGGGDVTGVPVCSCADFDVLLSGRMEGSIIFADLVVQSKLSDAVEQLSFSVAVLRMCTVEVAPLPSTIAPYGVAAQRLKVDNTQNTANPRMLALRVRISYTVRGEPREQMFQVSQVL; translated from the coding sequence ATGTCGTCGATGGACTCGATGCGCCTGCAGGCGACGATCCGCCTCATTCGGCAGTGCAAAACctccgaggaggagcggtCGAATGTGAAGATCATCAGTGCGCAACTGCGGAAGGGGTTCGCCGACGCGAAGCCGTACATTCGAGTGCGGTACATGCTGATGCTTCTCTACATTCGGATGCTTGGCTACCCGACGGAGTTCGCGCACATGGAGGTGTTGAagctgctgtcgcagccCGATTTCTCCGGCATTCGCGTCGGCTATCTCGCGCTACAGCTTCTGTTTAGCGAGAGCGACGAAGTGCTGACGCTTGTGGAGAATCGCATGATTGCACACCTGAGCGTTGCAGGGTCTCGCCGGGCCATCTCGTACGAGCAGCTCTGCCTCATCGGCATCTCGCTGAATGCTGTAGCCAACATCGCCAGCGAGGACATGTGCCGTGACCTCCTCGACTCCATTTTGCATCTCCTCAAGAACagcccgcagcagctgcgcagcaagGCGGCCCTGGCCGTGCTGCGTGTGGTACGCAAGGCCCCTGATCAGGCGGGGTACATTCTGGAGTACTGCACAGACCTCTTTGACGGGAATACGGAGTCGCTCATGTGCATCCTGACGCTCGTCATCGAATGCCTGCAGACAGACTCCGGAGCCAAGATGGTCGGCGCGTTCCGCAAGCAGGCCACAAGCGCGGTGCGGGCGCTGAAGGCGCTCGTGCTTTCATCTCGGATTACGGAGGAGGACGTCAGCGGCATCACGGACCCTTTTCTGCAGGTGAAGTTGCTCCACTTCATGCGCATCATCGGTGCCGGCAGCGATGTCACTTCGGAAGCCCTCAACGATGTTCTCGCGCAGGTGATCACGAACACGGACGCGACGCGTAACGTGGGCTGCGCCGTGTTGTacgagtgcgtgcgcacgaTCAACGCCATCGAGAGCGATGAAGGCCTTCGCACCCTTGCCGTCAACACGATCAGccgcttcctctcctccgtcAAGGATAACAACCTGCGCTTTGTGGGGCTCCAAACGCTGCTCATGTACTCGCGCAAGGACTTCGacgccgtggtgcagcatcAGGCCATCGTGCTCGAATGCCTGCGGGATACCGACCTCTCGatccgccgccgtgcgctgGACCTCACGGTGACGCTCATCACGGTGAACAACGTGCGGCTTCTTGTGCCGGACCTCATCGCGTACATGTCGCTCTGCTCGGAGGAGATGAAGGGCGACGTGGCGCGGCACATTTGCAGCGTGATCGAGACGCACTACCCCAGCGATATTTGGCGTGTCGACTACTCCATCCGTTTCCTCAAGGTGGCGAAACAGTTTGCCCCGCTGGACTTTGCCCGCCACCTGCTCGTCGTTCTCTCGAGCCAGACAAAGGACGTGCAAACGCGTGCGGTGGAGGCGTTATGGGAGGAGGCATCGTACCCGTTCGACGCGCGGCATCAGTCTCGCAAGGCGTTCCTGATGGTGGCGCTGTGGTGCATTGGTGAGTacgtggagctgctgctcggcgccgTGAAGGGGCTGACGGGTGCGGACGTGGCGACGTGCCTTAGCAGTCTCACCACAAATACAAACTTCACTCTCGTCAAGCAGTATGGTCTGACGGCGCTCATGAAGGTCGCGACAAAGTGCCCCGACGCCAAGCCACAAGCTATGGCTACGTTCGCGAGCAATATGACTAGCATGGActgcgagctgcagcagcgcgcgtgcgagTACACGACATTGCTGGTAGACTTTCCGCAGGAGGCAGTGTTTAGCTTTAGTCAAATGCCACCCATCAACCCCGAGGCCGACGCCGTGAAACCGGTAGAAGTTGTGTCGCTGACGCAGGAGCAGCTTCACCAGGAGACCACCAACACGCTCGATGACCTCTTCAACTTCGACGGTGCGAACAAGCCCGCCCCGCCCAGCACAGACACGTCAACCCTGATGGGTGGCTCATCCTCGCAGCTCGACTCGCTTTTTTTTCCCGACTCGGCCTTTCCGACGGTGTCGCAGTGCGCACCGGCTGTCTCTGGATCGACGGTGATGGCTGACGCAAGCGTGAAGTCTGCATCGGCGTCTCCCACGGGCGGAGGAGACGTGACTGGCGTGCccgtctgcagctgcgctgaCTTCGATGTCCTGCTCTCAGGGCGGATGGAGGGCAGCATCATCTTTGCCGATCTCGTCGTACAGTCGAAGCTCAGCGacgcggtggagcagctgagCTTTAGTGTGGCTGTACTTCGGATGTGCACAGTCgaggtggcgccgctgccgagcacTATCGCGCCGTACGGAGTagccgcgcagcggctgaaGGTGGACAACACGCAGAACACGGCGAACCCACGCATGCTGGCACTACGAGTAAGGATCTCGTATACCGTGCGCGGCGAACCGCGAGAGCAGATGTTCCAGGTTTCCCAGGTATTGTGA
- a CDS encoding nucleolar protein family a member-like protein: MPQDEQTKVTEEYDYDRELYRCPISWPITSDKPKMTKKVYSLIKKTVTANKKRGIVKGIKDVTKAIRKGQKGILVLGADASPYDVVSHFPVMAEEAKIPYVWVPSRQDLGTATQCKRATSVVLLKVNEELKPSYDKIVLAIEDLNSEE, from the coding sequence ATGCCCCAGGACGAGCAAACGAAGGTGACCGAGGAGTACGACTACGATCGGGAGCTCTACCGCTGCCCCATCTCGTGGCCCATCACCTCCGACAAGCCCAAGATGACCAAGAAGGTGTACTCCCTCATCAAGAAGACAGTTACGGCGAACAAGAAGAGGGGCATCGTGAAGGGCATCAAGGATGTTACCAAGGCGATTCGCAAGGGTCAGAAGGGCATCCTCGTGCTCGGCGCGGATGCATCTCCGTACGACGTGGTGTCGCACTTCCCTGTcatggcggaggaggctAAGATTCCGTACGTGTGGGTGCCTTCGCGGCAGGACCTAGGCACGGCCACCCAGTGCAAGCGTGCAACCTCCGTCGTGCTGCTGAAGGTGAACGAAGAACTCAAGCCGAGCTATGACAAAATCGTGCTCGCCATCGAGGACCTGAACTCGGAGGAGTAG